The sequence below is a genomic window from Rhinoderma darwinii isolate aRhiDar2 unplaced genomic scaffold, aRhiDar2.hap1 Scaffold_853, whole genome shotgun sequence.
tggtggatgtctcggcacttggttgtataaccggagcttctgcagtttgagatattcctgctcggctgtgacgtgccattccacctcgctgtagagtccgctggtcataaacggatcttgtagatctttctccctgatgtaagttgttttttggagaaaggttggagctggtagatttcgtggcatttccagagcctttgcagtttgagatgttcctgctcggctgtgacttgccattccacctcgctgtagagtccgctggtataaacggttcttgtaactctttctccctgatgtaagatgatatttgggagaaaggttggagctggtggattggtcgccatctctggagttaagcagtttaggatgttcccagagaagttcctgctcggctgtgacgtgccattccacctcatctgtagtgtccactgtttataaatggttcttctcgctcttggagatggtgaagcttttccaggtaattgttatagataaactctaagaaaagaaacacatatccacattataaaccccatgattgtagagatgaataataatgttattacgaggtctggtatacgaggtgataatgaggtgacgtctactgacctgcatattcttatAGTAGCTCAAtagattcaccagaatgaggaccaacatcgaccactccatgatctttgatgtcatttcactgatctgtgaaaaaatatcaaaattaatatagaaaaaattgcgcaaaacaagaactttccgccccagccgaggttttgccgcattaatatttattacatggagtcatgtgactgacggcgatgccaaaatggacctgacccattgtcatatgacaccatatccattacattgcggacgtcacgatcaccatggtgctgagaacgagcccaaagattataggtccaattgctttcctatagaacggcttctaggggtgcaaataaaatctatacaataatccagaataatctcattaataccggattaaaggaattttacatcgactggtttgtaccagcagctcagcatgtcaataacttgatattatgtatgagatatactgtacatacctttacacactgatctccagcacacaggtgggtgtatacagataccttatttccaatgactggtaatttattatataggaaaataaagtttcttatgtttagtaagtgtcttataggatttactacatatttatgtgagataaatgttaacataatacatatatagcaatgacagtaccgctgctttctattcagcatcttcctgcaagaagctgaacaatgttaccagatgacgctgtgttacaccagcatgtcgccatctgacggcagagatcagaaaatgaagggaaatgatcacctcaggatatgaagtttcctacatgtgaacctaaagacaaggacggttggattccattcaaatattatttaagaaaggatacatgaaaccactaaggtcacggccattatgcaggacgccagtctgaaatggctgatgaagtttcggcttttggacaatttgtagaggagtatggactgccaaaggttgtaaaggctgccaaacccgaatgcaatgcaagcattaatccggtgagttattggataatagtaggtctagaaaacaagcagacagaggttagagcaaatcttatggaactaatcactaatttaccctcagaacttcccaataaatcctaaataacgtgttctgatataataaccccagagatataatggatctatagaggggggtctcctgcttccctattagaaagagcagaaagccactaacaaaaaatggcttctgctctggggggattgaggacacacatctattacatggccgtccattcattctaataagccatgtaataccactttagtgtgtggccacccggtgataaccgctgatcatgatcactaggggttcagctgccggacctacagtaattagctaattgccagcgggtccctatttagtgaagatgggacaaccctatcaacgtaaaacatttattaacttaccgagaatgtagccatcatggctgtcccgacgcatgatgaccatccaattgccaggaggatcttttgaaccaaggcctgacgatccccaaaggcttcagcatggagcatgatgtacttatagtgtagaaacgtcaggcccagagctgaaaaagagcaaatgagccgaattaatcctgtaccacgtgtaaaacaacctaataacatctatgaagcacggaccaaacgctaaaccaacaagaaaccttcaataatggacgggaacatttatctacatcgtctaatccggacaattattatcagttgaaattaacaaaactttatttttattttttagaaaattctgattaCTACTGTAGACTGAGATGGGGCAGGgtgcgactgatgccaagtctgagtcatgtctgacagtctggttgctagggatacactacctaacaaccacagtcttgtccagcaatgagtccctagcaaccagcctgcatctctcactgacgtagtaatcacatttttgtaaaaaataaatgtaggtttgaccccagagtaatataatcagatataagactttttataataacccgccatcccccagaagtaagagcatattataatcacttccgtgattgttacttacaggcaatggccattcctatgaatcctattctaaacaggatattttcgggaaagaaatttcccgtttcactgtaaaagaaaaagaaaaacgttcaatgttaaataatatagaaaaattgtcagaattgtttcatcttaataatcagcagtcagataataatctataggactgaggagatgcgtttctctgtcctcttgcggctcctctgggtaatggaagccattttgttaattagatatttcctccttatttaagtaattaccttatacattcccaaactataaaagtcgtgtaattctccatcttacctgatgtacatcagtgggggggcatggctgttgataacagtcagtgtgtagctaccagagagccaggccacacaccaaaaggccaagaagatggtgaagaatcccagtccattgatttccataataatgaaaagtcgccaatcaattagaaaatcgcgctctgtgtcaattcacagaaagtaagaccgcgcagctgtcacgtgaatatttataacctctcattatctctctgtgacatcatagctccgtgatgtcatcatgatgtcacagtaaggtcagttctgctgctgtcaaggggaattcccaacttctcagctctctgctccgtgatgtcatcatgatgtcacagtaaggtcagttctgctctggagctgctatggtttagtatctgctatgaacttatatctgctatgggcttcgcagaccccaaaacacaagtcattgatgtagtgacattttagcgtcttttttcacagaggtcaatgtaaggtcatctgttatactgtgctaataaaaagtatttacccccctccattgatttttccatgttgttttgggtgatggcattgtttcacaggggattaaa
It includes:
- the LOC142731688 gene encoding DNA damage-regulated autophagy modulator protein 1-like gives rise to the protein MEINGLGFFTIFLAFWCVAWLSGSYTLTVINSHAPPLMYISETGNFFPENILFRIGFIGMAIASLGLTFLHYKYIMLHAEAFGDRQALVQKILLAIGWSSCVGTAMMATFSTYYYPITHRINACIAFGFGSLYNLWQSILLYKLSKSRNFISHFRLASCIMAVTLVVSFIGNKVSVYTHLCAGDQCVKISEMTSKIMEWSMLVLILVNLLSYYKNMQSLSITITWKSFTISKSEKNHL